GCAAGGGCGACCCAGCCGTCCGGCCCTCAATCAGCAGGCGCGACGAAGAGGCTTTCATCATGCGGAAACCGCAGCCATGCCCGATTTGCGCCATTCCAAACTTTCCGTCGTGACTTTGCGGTGACCTGCGGTAACGCGGTATGCGGCAGACCGGGACGCGGTGTACGGCCGGGGTCGGCCGGGGTCGGCCGGGGGGTTGGCCGCCCTGCTGCCGTGATCGGCGAGACTGTCCCCATGCCCACGGCCGATGAGCTCCTCAGCGCGGACACCGTCACCACCCTCGCCCGCCTCCTCGCGCGCGCCGGCGGCCGCCCGTCCGCGCCCGCCCTGACCGCCCGCGCCACCGCCCTGGACGGGCTGACGTACAGCGGCAGGGTCGCCGCCGTGCGCGACGCGGTCCTCGCCGACCTCCCCGAGGACTGGCCGGCCTTCGAGGCCGTCGTGCGCGCCGCCCTCACCGAGCCCGGCTTCGAGGGCTGGATGACCTTCCCCGTCAACGAGGCTGTCGCCGTCCGCGGGCTGCAGGTGTTCGAGCCCGGGCTGGAGCTGCTGCACGCCCTCACCCCCCGGCTGACCGCCGAATCCGCCGTACGCCCCTTCCTGCGCGCCGACCCCGACCGCGCCCTGGCCGTCATACGGAAGTGGACGGACGACCCGGACCCGCACGTGCGGCGCCTGGCCAGCGAGGGGACCCGCCCCCGGCTGCCGTGGGCCCCGCAGCTCCCCGCCTTCGTCGCCGACCCTCGCCCCGCCCTGCCGGTGCTGGACGCCCTCTACCTCGACGAGTCCGAGTACGTCCGCCGCTCCGTCTCCAACCACCTCAACGACATCAGCCGGGACCACCCCCTCCTCGCCGTGGAGACCGCGGCCCGCTGGCTGGCCGCGCCCGCCGACACTACGGACCGCGTCGTCCGGCACGGCCTGCGCACCCTGGTCAAGGCCGGCCGGCCCGAGGCGCTGACCCTCCTCGGGCACGCCCCGGACGTACCGGTCACCGTGCGCGGGCCGGTGGTGACCACCCCACGGGTGGCCGTCGGCGAGTACCTCGTCTTCGACTACGCCGTCACCAACACCGGCGAGCTCCCGGCCGAGCTGGTGATCGACTACGTCGTGCACCACACGAAGGCGAACGGCACCCGCACCCCGAAGGTCTTCAAGCTCCTCACCCGCCCGCTGGCCCCCGGCGAAACCCTCGGCGGCACCAAGCGGCACTCCTTCAAGCCGATCACCACCCGCCGCTACCACTCCGGCGAACACCTGGTGCAGCTCCAGGTCAACGGCCGCGTCCGCGGGGAGGCCGTCTTCTCCCTGGACGCCGGCTGACCCGCGCGACCGGCTCCCGCCCGGCCGCGGGCTACGTCGTCCAGACGATCGACTGGATCTCGCTGTAGGCGTGCAGGGCGTACGAGCCGACGTCACGGCCGACCCCGCTGCGCTTGAAGCCGCCGAAGGGGGCCTCCATGTTGCGCCCGACGGTGTTCACGCCGACCCCGCCCGCGCGCAGCCGCCGCGCCACGCGGAAGGCGCGTGCCGCGTCGCCGGACCACACGTAGGACAGCAGCCCGAAGTCGCTGTCGTCGGCCAGCCGGACCGCTTCGTCCTCGCCGCCGTCGAAGGGGACGACCACGACGACCGGGCCGAAGATCTCCTCGCGGACCACCCGCATGTCGTTCGTGCAGTCCACGAGCAGGGTCGGCGCCACGTAGAAGCCGCGGCCGTCCCCGACCACGGGGCGCTCGCCGCCGTACGCGATCCGTGCGCCCTCCTTCCGGCCCAGCTCGACGTACGACTCCACGCGGTCGCGGTGCGCCGCCGAGATGACCGGGCCGACGACCGTCCCGGCCGCCGCCGGGTCGCCGACCTTCATGAAGGCGAGGTAGCCGGTGAGCTTGTCCACCAGCTGTCGGTAGACCGACCGGTGGACGATCACGCGCGTGGGGGCGGTGCAGATCTGCCCGGAGTAGAAGGAGAAGGTGGTGCCGATCCCCGAGACCGCCGCGTCCAGGTCGGCGTCCTCGAAGACGATCGCCGCACCCTTGCCGCCGAGTTCCATCAGCTGCCGCTTCATCGTCCGGCCGCAGACCTCGGCGATGCGCTGCCCGACGGCCGTCGAGCCGGTGAAGGACACCATGTCCACGTCCGGCGAGTCGACGGCGGCCTCGCCGACCGCCACCGACTGGCCGTTCACCACGTTGACGACGCCCGCCGGGACGCCGGCCTCGTGCAGTGCCTCGGCCATCCTGAACACCGACAGCGGGTCCTGCGGGGCGGGCTTGACCACCACCGTGTTGCCCATGGCCAGGGCCGGGGCCACCTTGCCGGCCGGGTTCGCCCACGGGTTGTTGTAGGAGGTGATGCAGGTGACGACGCCGACCGGCCGGCGGACCTCCAGCGCGCCCAGGATGCTCGCCCCTCCCATCGGGCCGGCCTCGGTGACCTGGGGCGGCAGCCCCTTCTCGACCGGCTCCAGGGCGCCCTTGGCGTACCGGCGGAAGCGTGCGACGCCGACGCCGACCTGCATGCCCCGCGCGATGCCGGTCGGGGCGCCCGTCTCGGCGCGGGCCAGCGCCGACCACGGTTCGAACTCGCGCTGCATGATGTCCGCGGCCCGGTCGAGGATCGCCGCCCGTTCCTGCGGGGTGGTGCGCGACCAGCTGCCGAAGGCGTCGGCCGCGGCTCGGGCGGCGTCGGCGACCTGTTCGCGGGAGGCCTCCGGTGCGAGTCCGACCACCGACTCGTCGGCCGGGTTGACCACCTCGTAGTGGCCGCCGGCCGGCTCCACCCACTCGCCGCCGATGTAAAGGGGTTGTGTGTTCACCTGGTGCTCACCGTCCGGGTGTCGCGGCCCGAGCGCAGCACGACGCCGGGGACGGCGCCCGTGATCTGATCGTCGCGGATGGTCTCCACGCCGTTGACCCGTACCGAGACGACGCCGATGGCGCGCGCGTCCAGGCGGGGGCTGTCGCCGGGCAGGTCGTGGACGAGGGTGGCCGGTCCCGCCTCGATGCGGTCGGGGTCGAAGAGGACCAGGTCGGCGTGGTAGCCCTCGGCGAGCCGGCCGCGCTCGCGCAGGCCGAACAACCGGGCCGGGTCGTCGGTGAGCATCCGTACGGCCTGTTCCAGCGGCAGGAGCTTGCGGCCGCGCAGGCAGTCGCCGAGGAAGCGGGTTGTGTACGGGGCTCCGCACATCCGGTCCAGGTGCGCGCCGGCGTCGGAGCCGCCCAGCATGACGTCCTCGTGCTGCCAGGTCTCGGCGCGCAGGGCCCAGGTCGCCGGGTCGTTGTCGGTGGGCATGGGCCAGAGCACGGTGCGCAGGTCGTCGTTGGCGCAGATCTCGACGAGGCACTGGAAGGGGTCCTGGCCGCGTTCGGCGGCGATGTCGTCGACGACCCGTCCGGTGAGTCCTTCGTTCTCCTTGCTGTAGGTGTCGCCGATGACGTACCGGCCGAAGTTCGCCAGGCGGCGGAAGACTCCGGCTTCCTTGCTGTCGGCGCGGCGCAGCATCTCGGCGCGGACGTCCGGGTCGCGGAGCCTGACGATCCGTTCGGGGACGGGCAGGCCGAGGACGTCGCCCCATCCGGGGATGAGGTTCAGTGCGCAGAAGGTGCCGAGGGACATGTTCATGGGGGTGAGGATCGGCATGGTGAGGGCGACGATGCGGCCGCCGGCCTTGCGGGCGCGTTCGCTGGGGACCAGCTGGCGCGGGACGCGTTCGGGGACGGCCGCGTCGATGGTGAGGACGTTCCAGTTCAGGGGCCTGCCGGCGGCGGCGCTCATGTCGACGAGGAGGTCGATCTCCTCGTCGGCGAACTGGTCGAGGCAGCCGGCGACGATCGCTTCGAGCTGGGTGCCCTCGTGTTCGGCGACGGCGCGGGACAGCGCGAGCAGTTCGGCGGCCTTGGCGTGCCGGGAGGCGACGGGGGCGCCCGCGCCGTCGGAGTGGGTGGCGGACTGGGTGGTGGACAGGCCCCAGGCACCGGCGTCCATGGCGTCGTGGAGGAGGTCGAGCATCTGCCGCATCTGCTCGGGGGTGGGCTGTCCGCCGACGGCCGCCTCGCCCATGACGTGGCGGCGCAGGGCGCAGTGGCCGACCATGAAGCCGGCGTTGACGGCGATTCGCCCTTCCAGGGCGTCGAGGTACTCGCCGAAGGTGGACCAGGTCCAGTCGACGCCCTCCTCCAGGGCCGCCAGGGCCATGCCCTCGACCTTGCTCATCATGCGGCGTGTGTAGTCGGCGTCCTCGGGGCGGTCCGGGTTGAGCGGGGCGAGGGTGAAGCCGCAGTTCCCGCCGGCGATGGTGGTGACGCCGTGGTTCATGGAGGGGGTGGCGTACGGGTCCCAGAAGAGCTGGGCGTCGTAGTGCGTGTGCGGGTCGACGAAGCCGGGGGTGAGCACGAGGCCGGTGGCGTCCTCACTGGTGCGGGCCTCCTCGGTGACGGTGCCGGGTGCGGCGATGACGGCGATGCGGCCGTCGCGTATGCCGAGGTCCGCGACGCGGGCGGGGGCGCCGGTGCCGTCCACGACGGTCGCGCCCTTGATCAGGTGGTCGAGCATGGCGTCCTCTCTGCCGGTGTTCGCGCGTTGCGGCCCGTCTCGTGGGGCTCCGCCCGCCTTCAGCCCCGTCGGCGTTTGAGGCGCGGGTCCGGGCAGAGCCCGGTGCCCGGCGGAGCCGGGTTGCCGGGGAGCCACCCCAGACCCCGCGCCTCGAACGCCGGCGAGGCTGGGTGTGCCCCGGCCGGTGGCCGCCCAGCCGGGGCGGGTGCGGGACGGCGGTCCGGGAAGACGCCGTCCCCGTGGATGCCCCCGCAGGGGTCAGGCGGACTGACGGAAGCGGGTCGTGCGGTGGACCGGGTCCGTGTCGATGTGCGGGATCACGTGCTCGCCGATCAGCTTGATCGTGGTCATCGTGTCCTCGTACCCGACGCCGGTCGGCAGGCCGAAGGAGAGCTGGTCGGCACCCGCCTGCTCCCAGCGCTTGCACTGGGCCCGCACCTCCGAGGGGTCGCCGCAGATGAGGAGTTCCTCGGCGATCAGCAGCTCGATGATCTCCGCGTTGTACTCCGGCAGGGTCTCGGGCCACTGGGGGATCGCCTCGGGCCGCGGGAAGGTGTCGTGGTAGCGGAAGACCAGTGACTGGAAGCGGTTCATGTGGGCGTTGACGGCGATCTCGACGGCCTTGTCGTGGGTCTCGGCGCAGATCGCGGTGGAGGTGACCATCACGTTGTCGTTGACGAAGGCGCCGATGGCCTTCGCCTCCCTGACGGCCGTCTTGTACTGGTCGAGCACCCACTCCATGTCGGAGACCTTCTGCACGCTGAAGCCCAGCACGCCGAGGCCCTTCCTGGCCGCCATCGCGTAGGAGGAGGGCGAGCCGGCGGCGTACCACATGGCCGGGTGGGCCTTGCCGTACGGCTTGGGGAAGACCTTCCGCGGCGGCAGCGACCAGTGCTTGCCCTGGAATCCCTCGTACTCCTCCTGGAGGAACATCTTGGGGAATTCCGCGATGGTCTCCTCCCAGATCTCCTTGGTGGCGTTCATGTCCTCGATGCCCGGCAGGAAGCCGAGTATCTCGTGGCTGCCGGCGCCGCGGCCGGTGCCGAACTCGAAGCGGCCCCTGGAGAGGTGGTCGAGCATGGCGACCTTCTCGGCCACCTTGACGGGGTGGTTCACGGGGGCGAGCGGGTTGAAGATGCCGGAGCCGAGGTGGATGCGCTCGGTGGCGTGCGCGAGGTAGCCGAGGAACACCTCGTTCGCCGACAGGTGCGAGTACTCCTCCAGGAAGTGGTGCTCGGAGGCCCAGGCGTACTTGAAGCCGGACTTGTCGGCCTGGATGACGTACTCGGTCTCCTCGACCAGCGCCTTGTGCTCTGCCTCGGGGTCGACCCTGGACCGCGCCTCAGGCACGTATCCCTGCACGAAGAGCCCGAATTCCAAGGGGTTCACCGTCCTTCGGTTTCTGACGTTGCGTCAGATTTGATGTCCTGACTGTTCCACCGCCGGACCCGGAGCGTCAATACCTGACGCTCCATCAGCTCCGCTGCGGCTACAGGACGCTGACGCCCGCCATCCAGCCGCCGTCGATGACGAACGGCTGGCCGGTGATGTACGAGGAGTCGTCTCCGGTCAGGAACAGCGCCAGCCGGGCCACCTCCTCCGGCTGCCCCACCCGCCCCATCGGCACCACGCGCCGGTAGAGCTCCGCCATCGCGTCCCGGGCCTCGTCGGTCATGTTCTCCGGGTCCAGCAGGCCCGGATTGGCCATCGGGGTGTCCACCGCGCCCGGGCACATCGCGTTGACCCGGATCCCCTTGGCGGCCAGTTCCAGCGCGGCCACCCGGGTCAGGCCCAGGATCGCGGCCTTGGTCGCGGCGTAGGTGCCGACGTAGGCCATGCCCGTCAGGCCGGTGTAGGAGGAGGTGTTGACGATGGTGCCGCCGCCGGCCGCCTCGATCTCGGGCGCCACCGTCTTGATCCCGAGGAAGGCGCCGACCTGGTTGACCTGGACCACCTGCTGGAACTCCTCCAGCGGGGTCGAGGTCAGCTCGTTGAAACGCAGGATGCCCGCGTTGTTGACCAGGCCGTCGATCCGGCCGAAGGCCTCCTTCGCGGCGGCGACGGCCGCCGCCCAGTCCTCCTCCCGGCTCACGTCCATCCGTACGTACCGGGCCCGGTCCTCGCCGATCTCCTTGGCCACGGCCGCGCCCTGCCCGTCCAGTACGTCGCCGAGGAGCACCTTGGCCCCCTCGGCGGCGAAGAGGCGGGCCTCCCGCTCGCCCTGGCCGCGCGCCGCACCGGTGACGATGACGACGCGCCCTTCCAGCTTGCCCATGCCGTATCCCCTAGCCGTTGAGGTGGGGGGCCACTTCGGCCCCGAAGGCGGTGATCTGGTCGACGAGTTCGGCGCGGTCGCGGCTGCGGAAGCGGACCTGGATCTGGTCCACGCCGATGGCCCCGTACTCCCTCAGGGACTCCGCGATCGCCTCCGGCTTGCCGGTGAGGGTGCGGCGGCCGGTGTCCCAGCCGGGCTCGCCGACGTACAGCGCCTCGGTGATCGCACCGACCTCGAAGGGCCCTTCCACCCCGGCCTCGGCGCGCAGCGCGCGGATCCGGGCGATCTGCGCCGGGAGCCGGTCGCGCGGGTCGCCCTGCGGGAGCCAGCCGTCCCCGCGGACCGCGGCCCGGCGGACGG
This DNA window, taken from Streptomyces sp. TN58, encodes the following:
- a CDS encoding DNA alkylation repair protein encodes the protein MPTADELLSADTVTTLARLLARAGGRPSAPALTARATALDGLTYSGRVAAVRDAVLADLPEDWPAFEAVVRAALTEPGFEGWMTFPVNEAVAVRGLQVFEPGLELLHALTPRLTAESAVRPFLRADPDRALAVIRKWTDDPDPHVRRLASEGTRPRLPWAPQLPAFVADPRPALPVLDALYLDESEYVRRSVSNHLNDISRDHPLLAVETAARWLAAPADTTDRVVRHGLRTLVKAGRPEALTLLGHAPDVPVTVRGPVVTTPRVAVGEYLVFDYAVTNTGELPAELVIDYVVHHTKANGTRTPKVFKLLTRPLAPGETLGGTKRHSFKPITTRRYHSGEHLVQLQVNGRVRGEAVFSLDAG
- a CDS encoding aldehyde dehydrogenase family protein, with product MNTQPLYIGGEWVEPAGGHYEVVNPADESVVGLAPEASREQVADAARAAADAFGSWSRTTPQERAAILDRAADIMQREFEPWSALARAETGAPTGIARGMQVGVGVARFRRYAKGALEPVEKGLPPQVTEAGPMGGASILGALEVRRPVGVVTCITSYNNPWANPAGKVAPALAMGNTVVVKPAPQDPLSVFRMAEALHEAGVPAGVVNVVNGQSVAVGEAAVDSPDVDMVSFTGSTAVGQRIAEVCGRTMKRQLMELGGKGAAIVFEDADLDAAVSGIGTTFSFYSGQICTAPTRVIVHRSVYRQLVDKLTGYLAFMKVGDPAAAGTVVGPVISAAHRDRVESYVELGRKEGARIAYGGERPVVGDGRGFYVAPTLLVDCTNDMRVVREEIFGPVVVVVPFDGGEDEAVRLADDSDFGLLSYVWSGDAARAFRVARRLRAGGVGVNTVGRNMEAPFGGFKRSGVGRDVGSYALHAYSEIQSIVWTT
- a CDS encoding D-aminoacylase translates to MAPRQPGSAGHRALPGPAPQTPTGLKAGGAPRDGPQRANTGREDAMLDHLIKGATVVDGTGAPARVADLGIRDGRIAVIAAPGTVTEEARTSEDATGLVLTPGFVDPHTHYDAQLFWDPYATPSMNHGVTTIAGGNCGFTLAPLNPDRPEDADYTRRMMSKVEGMALAALEEGVDWTWSTFGEYLDALEGRIAVNAGFMVGHCALRRHVMGEAAVGGQPTPEQMRQMLDLLHDAMDAGAWGLSTTQSATHSDGAGAPVASRHAKAAELLALSRAVAEHEGTQLEAIVAGCLDQFADEEIDLLVDMSAAAGRPLNWNVLTIDAAVPERVPRQLVPSERARKAGGRIVALTMPILTPMNMSLGTFCALNLIPGWGDVLGLPVPERIVRLRDPDVRAEMLRRADSKEAGVFRRLANFGRYVIGDTYSKENEGLTGRVVDDIAAERGQDPFQCLVEICANDDLRTVLWPMPTDNDPATWALRAETWQHEDVMLGGSDAGAHLDRMCGAPYTTRFLGDCLRGRKLLPLEQAVRMLTDDPARLFGLRERGRLAEGYHADLVLFDPDRIEAGPATLVHDLPGDSPRLDARAIGVVSVRVNGVETIRDDQITGAVPGVVLRSGRDTRTVSTR
- a CDS encoding LLM class flavin-dependent oxidoreductase; translation: MEFGLFVQGYVPEARSRVDPEAEHKALVEETEYVIQADKSGFKYAWASEHHFLEEYSHLSANEVFLGYLAHATERIHLGSGIFNPLAPVNHPVKVAEKVAMLDHLSRGRFEFGTGRGAGSHEILGFLPGIEDMNATKEIWEETIAEFPKMFLQEEYEGFQGKHWSLPPRKVFPKPYGKAHPAMWYAAGSPSSYAMAARKGLGVLGFSVQKVSDMEWVLDQYKTAVREAKAIGAFVNDNVMVTSTAICAETHDKAVEIAVNAHMNRFQSLVFRYHDTFPRPEAIPQWPETLPEYNAEIIELLIAEELLICGDPSEVRAQCKRWEQAGADQLSFGLPTGVGYEDTMTTIKLIGEHVIPHIDTDPVHRTTRFRQSA
- a CDS encoding SDR family NAD(P)-dependent oxidoreductase, which codes for MGKLEGRVVIVTGAARGQGEREARLFAAEGAKVLLGDVLDGQGAAVAKEIGEDRARYVRMDVSREEDWAAAVAAAKEAFGRIDGLVNNAGILRFNELTSTPLEEFQQVVQVNQVGAFLGIKTVAPEIEAAGGGTIVNTSSYTGLTGMAYVGTYAATKAAILGLTRVAALELAAKGIRVNAMCPGAVDTPMANPGLLDPENMTDEARDAMAELYRRVVPMGRVGQPEEVARLALFLTGDDSSYITGQPFVIDGGWMAGVSVL